One Aphelocoma coerulescens isolate FSJ_1873_10779 chromosome 8, UR_Acoe_1.0, whole genome shotgun sequence genomic region harbors:
- the ASPM gene encoding abnormal spindle-like microcephaly-associated protein, translated as MAAGSVTAAARGDLSPARNPGRRRWAVRGGEEDADEGPAVLVLSYFSRPPFLSFGRLRVGASRTRLLVIDNPNEDDAEVVIDRFPAAARGFSIEHRRFLVEAGQRIFVSITWTPLEEGKIRELVTFVVNDVVKHQAVLLGAAEQPPKKKKSLWETLKKKNSSGTSAIKAKNTLEIKNVNKTFRVSRKAERLRSPLQSRENQNTVQNNISQGSDPLAGTENQLPPSPIAPVAEEHGNTVHTPLALRRSTAFGDIAASGNEELLPEIDSCNINKCVTERNQSQSESASSSAGLAQLPISNDGGVLNFTLSPVSTPEHSASAPVLSTRRILSPDAFVNDNYQVDIDVREQSFPVLSPDQFVKDNLSDKQSQTPKPEAALISSTTETYVVKRFLPSKWKKDGGVETETHVHVEHNLNEVFELHRVKSQALHYDKPQEDHCSFPSAEELQTDNLSQREQTKKRPILSATVIKSKPAATEEARVETRQPKSKKCLNKAIIGCANVVPIHTEAETSKHLPVTGAISSENKCHNDKVNSSTGSTSCRKRKSETCLGNSRVTAPVHVEEVERKRALTSSTDNQTHTIRRPSAFKPTNGERAGQRKKAGSSLQKASKTTKRISKPVPGLAQSHLTFVKPLKTVIPRHPMPFAAKNMFYDERWKEKQQRGFTWWLNFVLTPDDFNVKTNTSQVNAAALMLGEENHHKMSLPKAPTKDEASLKAYTARRKLNKLRREACRLFTSEAMVRAIQRLEVEIESRRLLVRRDRHLWKDIGERQKVLNWLLSYNPLWLRIGLETIYGELIALESNSDVMGLAIFILNRLLWNPDIAAEYRHPTVPHLYREGHEEALSKFTLKKLLLLICFLDCAKRSRMIDHDPCLFCKDAEFKASKDLLLAFSRDFLSGEGDLSRHLGFLGLPVSHIQTPLDEFDFAVTNLAVDLQCGIRLVRTVELLTKNWSLSKQLRVPAISRLQKMHNVDIVLNVLKERGVHLKDESGASIDSRDIVDRHRERTLALLWKIVFAFQVDVFLNVEQLKEEIEFLKNTHKRKARLGAIKTLATGFRVQEDSSNFSSQSYSENVKLLMAWVNAVCGFYNIKVENFTVCFSDGRVLCHLIHHYHPCYVPLEAVCQRTTQTVECSRTVTVGLNSSSSSESDTSLNVVEEMFDQTVTPSVLYKELLDNEKQNFQLINAAVSDLGGIPAMIHHADMSNTIPDEKVVITYLSFLCSRLLDLRQETRAARLIQAAWRNYRLKRELKLSQERDRAARIIQKSAMNFLAHRRILRKENAAIFIQKHWRGYLARMTLFNLKKARLEHVRNKSATVIQAYWRRYSARKRYLQLRHCVIFVQARIRMVKSVAAYKRIVWATVTIQRHLRAAKLAKIDRQRYEIIKSSALTIQSTFRRWRKYKIQQKIKAALVIQSYFRKWQSSKLAKRRRAALVIQSWYRMHRDQKQYLHIKQNVIKIQAWYRCQLTRRVYQEHRVKIVTIQRYYRAYKLKKAERESYLQKCAAVIVLQAAFRGMKARELYRQAKAACFIQSMWRMKQEKQRFLQLKKSVTTLQSHVRKYQQVKRYKEIKNAASVIQTRYRAHVAAKNAAAAFRRVRLAAIVLQSAYRGMQARRDAHVLRSVIKIQSSFRAYVARKRFRKLRDATVKIQALAKMRPVRKRYCALRKATLYVQRKYRSGRYALQFKEDYRKLKGGCIRIQALVRGYLVRKQIQRLREAAVLLQACYRMKRDRQRYLSIYSAAIVIQQRYRACKKTRCHRQEFLQVRKAAVCLQAAYRGYKTRKKLKLEYRAAVKIQTAFRAHAARVKHKAMVQASVVIQRWYRNCKAGKRQRLTFLMTRAAVLSLQAAFRGWKVRKQIQRQHVAAARIQSTFRKFMAVKKFRLVNYAVLTIQRHYRARVLGQRQRQEYVQLRNAAVRLQALWRGRAVRKTIQKKHHLAAIIQSYYRMHVNQLKYKKLRQATLVIQKYYRAYCMKKTQRAIYLKTKAAVLVLQSSYRGMTVRKQLNKLNKAATTIQAAFKSYLVKKEYERLRSATIAIQRRYRAVIHAKCQRQRYLSLKRSTVKVQAIYRGLRVRRQVRCMHQAAVCIQATFKMHCMSIKYRTMRMAAIRIQRQYRAFCLGKVQRKKYLELKKSVIILQAACRGMKVRQDLKTMHRSAAIIQSYYRMHKQQRDFRKLLLATRQIQQWFRACKERDAQVHNYTVVKNAVLCIQAAFRGMKTRRLIRTMNESAVIIQRRFRMFLERKHFLSIKSAAVVIQRKYRATKLGKIQRQKYLSLLNGAVIIQSAYRGFVVRKKVQKMHQAATVIQAMLRMHKIYASYQALRLASVIIQQRYRAYREGKREREKYLKLYNSVLVLQAAYRGMKTRCFLKRQHEAALTIQRNYRMYRQYCHYRRVQWAAQLIQRRYRAHRLRKIAVQHYTSLKKAATCIQRAFRDMRARKQQREMHHAATVVQKNFKAFRERQRYLSLKAATLVFQRRYRALALARQHALEYQSLRKAAILIQAVYRGVRVRRSLEHMHLAASTIQAAYRMLKDRRAYQNMRNAAMVIQNCYRSYSKGRDQRKKYLIMRSSVLVIQAAYRGMKARQELKILHVSAVVIQSSYRMYVQRRYYKQLCWAVTVTQQRFRAKMAREAAMRNYSEIKKAVICLQAAFRARKARQLYKANVAARRIQSFLRMRMERRRFLAKKAAAIMIQSMFRCQRARTHYTLIQSSAVAVQRWYRSCLRARSQRAEYLAQRQAIVVIQSAFRAMKARKTARQLRAARKIQSFLQMALQRRKYIQLRAAAVTLQSYYLMQKCKSQYKSYKRAAVVLQRHYRSHLTVKHQRMAYLQTRRNIILVQATVRGYIERKRFHKIKESTIKLQASFRGFIQRQKYLRCKFSAVLIQQHYRAHRMRNIDQHRFHQMKNAAITIQAAYRGYKARQWVSKMRAAQVIQAWFRGYKARKEYTSVLRAALVIQSHFKTQQLRTRFLKMKSCALTIQRVWRATRTARMVRQRYLAMKSAAVKIQWAYRQYRARRLKHQAACLIQNAYRGFKARRKFVQQKAAAVIIQKHLRAWQEGRLQFKKYNETRRAVIKLQALIRGYLVRKKISEQKRKKRLLYFTAAAYHHISAIKIQRAYRIHVILKLAQIQISSVLVIQRWFRAKMQRKRFLRDYHRLVRLQRVVRGWLNHRHEAAAVIQRNVRRFLARRRRRKFAVGIIKFQALWRGYSWRKMTDTAKTRALRHSLEKANEKSREENKLGNRTAIAIEHLLKYKHLSYILAALKHLEVATRLSPQCCENIAQSRAIFSIFILIRSCNRSVPCMDVIRYSVQVLLNVSKYERTTRAVYEAENSIDTLLDLLQMYRGKAGDKVSEKGGSIFTKTCCLLAILSKDSKRALEIRGMPRTVSCIQSLYKLTARKHRMDAERTLVKQKTNTALGGSSSVPVTPLRIKTVSRIKPDWVLRKDNMQEVVDPLQAIVMVMDTLGIACY; from the exons ATGGCCGCGGGCTCTGTCAccgcagcggcgcggggggACCTCAGCCCCGCCAGGAACCCCGGCCGGCGGCGCTGGGCCGTGCGGGGGGGCGAGGAGGATGCGGACGAGGGCCCCGCCGTGCTGGTCCTGAGTTACTTCTCTCGGCCGCCCTTCCTCAGCTTTGGCCGGCTGCGAGTGGGCGCCTCCCGCACGCGCCTCCTGGTCATCGACAACCCCAACGAGGATGACGCCGAGGTGGTCATCGACCGCTTCCCGGCCGCTGCCAGGGGCTTCAGCATCGAGCACCGCCGCTTCCTTGTGGAG GCAGGACAAAGAATCTTTGTTTCTATCACATGGACACCattagaagaaggaaaaatcagaGAACTGGTGACTTTTGTTGTTAATGACGTTGTAAAACATCAAGCTGTGCTCCttggtgctgctgagcagcccCCGAAGAAAAAG AAGAGTCTTTgggaaacattaaaaaagaaaaactcttcAGGAACATCTGCAATAAAAGCTAAGAATACTctggaaattaaaaatgttaataaaacATTTCGAGTTTCTCGGAAGGCGGAGAGACTTAGAAGTCCACTTCAGTCACGTGAGAATCAGAACACGGTGCAGAATAATATATCCCAAGGAAGTGACCCTCTTGCTGGCACAGAAAATCAGCTGCCTCCATCTCCTATTGCACCAGTGGCAGAGGAACATGGCAATACTGTTCACACACCACTTGCCCTGAGAAGGTCTACTGCGTTTGGGGATATTGCTGCCTCTGGAAATGAGGAGTTGTTGCCTGAGATAGACAGCTGTAACATCAATAAATGTGTTACTGAGCGCAATCAATCACAATCTGAAAGTGCCTCCAGTTCTGCTGGATTAGCACAACTGCCAATTTCAAATGATGGAGGAGTTCTTAATTTTACGCTCTCACCAGTTTCCACTCCGGAGCACTCAGCCTCTGCACCTGTTTTAAGTACAAGGAGAATTTTAAGTCCAGATGCTTTTGTAAATGACAATTATCAAGTGGATATAGATGTAAGAGAACAGTCTTTTCCAGTCCTGTCACCTGATCAATTTGTGAAGGACAATTTGTCAGATAAACAGTCGCAGACTCCTAAACCTGAGGCAGCATTAATATCATCCACCACAGAGACTTACGTTGTTAAGAGATTTCTACcctcaaaatggaaaaaagatggAGGTGTAGAGACAGAAACTCATGTTCACGTAGAACACAACTTAAATGAAGTCTTTGAGTTACATCGTGTAAAATCGCAGGCACTTCATTATGATAAACCCCAGGAGGATCACTGcagttttccttctgcagaggAGCTTCAGACTGACAATCTTTCTCAGAGAGAGCAAACAAAAAAGCGTCCAATTCTTTCTGCCACTGTCATAAAAAGTAAGCCTGCTGCTACTGAAGAAGCAAGAGTGGAAACCCGCCAGCCAAAATCTAAAAAATGCCTCAATAAAGCAATAATAGGATGTGCTAATGTGGTGCCTATACATACTGAAGCAGAAACATCAAAACACCTGCCAGTTACAGGTGCAATTTCATCTGAAAATAAGTGTCACAATGACAAAGTAAATTCATCTACTGGATCAACTTCGTGTCGAAAGAGGAAAAGTGAAACGTGTTTAGGAAACAGTAGAGTTACAGCTCCAGTGCATGTGGAagaagtggaaagaaagagagctCTTACCTCTAGCACGGACAATCAAACCCATACGATCAGACGACCATCAGCTTTCAAACCCACGAACGGAGAGAGAGCGGGGCAGAGAAAGAAAGCTG GTTCTTCACTTCAGAAGGCATCTAAAACTACCAAGAGAATTAGTAAACCTGTCCCTGGATTGGCCCAGTCGCACCTGACATTTGTGAAACCACTGAAAACAG tcatccCTAGGCACCCAATGCCTTTTGCTGCTAAAAACATGTTTTATGATGAACGCTGGAAGGAGAAGCAGCAACGAGGTTTCACCTGGTGGTTAAATTTTGTACTTACCCCAGATGACTTCAATGTAAAAACAAACACCTCACAAG TAAACGCAGCTGCTCTTATGTTGGGAGAAGAGAACCATCACAAGATGAGCCTTCCTAAGGCCCCCACGAAAGATGAGGCGTCTCTAAAAGCGTACACAGCTCGCCGTAAGCTGAATAAGCTGCGGCGCGAGGCCTGCCGCCTGTTCACCTCCGAAGCCATGGTTAGAGCCATCCAGAGACTCGAGGTGGAGATCGAAAGCAGGCGCCTGCTGGTCCGGAGGGACAGGCACCTCTGGAAAGACATAG gagaaaggcagaaagtCCTTAATTGGCTTTTATCTTACAACCCTTTATGGCTGCGTATAGGTCTGGag ACTATTTATGGAGAACTGATAGCTTTGGAGAGTAATAGTGATGTTATGGGTTTAGCAATATTTATCCTTAATCGCTTGCTTTGGAACCCTGACATTGCAGCTGAATACAGACATCCCACTGTACCTCACCTTTACCGGGAAG GTCATGAAGAAGCTTTGTCAAAGTTCACACTGAAAAAATTGTTGCTGTTGATTTGCTTTCTGGATTGTGCCAAACGGTCCAGAATGATTGACCATGACCCCTGCCTCTTTTGTAAGGATGCAGAGTTCAAG GCTAGCAAAGACCTTTTGCTTGCGTTTTCCCGGGATTTCCTGAGTGGTGAAGGTGACCTTTCCCGCCACCTGGGTTTCTTAGGACTACCTGTCAGTCATATTCAAACTCCACTTGATGAATTTGATTTTGCTGTTACAAACCTCGCTGTGGACTTACAATGTGGCATTCGTCTTGT GAGAACAGTGGAGCTTCTGACCAAAAACTGGAGTCTTTCAAAACAACTGAGAGTTCCTGCAATAAGTCGGCTACAGAAGATGCACAATGTTGATATAGTTCTTAATGTCCTTAAAGAGCGAGGAGTGCACTTGAAGGATGAAAGTG GTGCTTCAATTGACTCCAGGGATATCGTGGATAGACACAGGGAACGAACATTAGCACTGCTGTGGAAAATTGTCTTTGCCTTCCAG GTGGACGTTTTTCTGAATGTGGAACagttaaaagaagaaattgaGTTTTTGAAGAACACACACAAGAGAAAAGCACGACTGGGTGCCATCAAGACTCTTGCAACTGGTTTTAGAGTACAGGAAGACAGTAGTAACTTCTCATCTCAGAGTTACAGTGAAAATGTGAAGCTGCTGATGGCATGGGTTAATGCTGTTTGTGGATTTTACAATATCAAG gTGGAAAATTTCACGGTGTGTTTCTCAGATGGCAGAGTATTATGCCATTTGATTCATCACTATCACCCCTGTTACGTGCCTTTGGAAGCTGTGTGCCAACGGACAACTCAAACTGTAGAATGCTCAAGAACTGTTACAGTGGGACTaaactcctcctcctcatctgaGTCTGACACTTCTCTAAATGTTGTGGAAGAAATGTTTGATCAAA CTGTAACTCCCTCAGTCCTATACAAGGAACTCTTGGacaatgaaaagcaaaacttcCAGCTGATCAATGCTGCAGTTTCTGACCTAGGTGGGATACCAGCAATGATTCATCACGCAGACATGTCAAATACAATTCCTGATGAGAAG GTTGTTATCACCTACCTGTCGTTTCTGTGTTCACGGCTTCTCGATCTTCGGCAAGAAACTCGAGCTGCGCGATTAATTCAGGCTGCTTGGAGGAACTACAGGCTGAAAAGGGAACTGAAACTCTCTCAG GAAAGAGACAGAGCTGCTCGGATAATTCAAAAATCTGCAATGAACTTCTTGGCTCACCGACGCATCCTGAGGAAAGAGAATGCAGCCATTTTCATCCAGAAGCATTGGAGAGGATACTTGGCCAGGATGACTCTTTTCAATCTGAAAAAGGCAAGGCTGGAGCACGTCAGAAATAAATCTGCCACAGTCATTCAG GCTTATTGGAGGAGATACTCTGCTAGGAAAAGATATTTACAGCTAAGACACTGTGTTATTTTTGTACAAGCAAGGATAAGGATGGTGAAGTCTGTTGCTGCATATAAACGAATTGTTTGGGCTACTGTTACAATTCAGAGACATCTGCGTGCAGCTAAGTTGGCAAAAATAGATCGGCAAAGATATGAAATCATAAAGTCTTCAGCACTTACTATTCAGTCTACATTCAGAAGATGGAGGAAATACAAAATTCAACAGAAAATTAAAGCAGCTTTGGTGATTCAGAGTTATTTCCGAAAATGGCAATCTTCAAAACTGGCTAAGAGAAGGAGGGCTGCCCTTGTCATACAGTCTTGGTACAGGATGCACAGAGACCAGAAGCAGTATCTACATATTAAGCAAAATGTTATCAAGATTCAGGCTTGGTACAGGTGTCAGCTGACCAGACGTGTTTACCAGGAGCACAGGGTGAAAATAGTGACAATTCAGCGGTACTACAGAGCTTATAAACTGAAGAAAGCTGAGAGAGAGTCTTATTTGCAAAAGTGTGCAGCAGTGATAGTCCTCCAAGCTGCTTTTAGAGGCATGAAGGCACGAGAGCTGTAcagacaagcaaaagcagcgtGTTTTATTCAATCAATGTGGAGAATGAAACAAGAGAAACAAAGAtttctgcaattaaaaaaatctgttactACGTTGCAGTCACACGTGAGAAAATACCAACAAGTAAAAAGAtacaaagagattaaaaatgctgcttctgtAATTCAAACCCGCTATAGGGCACACGTGGCCGCTAAAAACGCAGCTGCTGCTTTCCGGAGAGTGCGCCTGGCTGCCATTGTTCTCCAGTCTGCCTACAGAGGGATGCAAGCCAGGAGAGATGCTCACGTGTTGAGATCTGTGATCAAAATTCAGTCAAGTTTCCGTGCTTACGTGGCCCGGAAGAGATTTAGAAAGTTGAGAGATGCCACAGTGAAGATTCAAGCTCTTGCAAAGATGAGGCCAGTCCGTAAGCGGTACTGTGCACTGAGGAAAGCAACGCTTTATGTCCAGCGAAAGTATCGCTCTGGGAGATATGCCCTTCAATTTAAAGAAGATTATAGGAAATTGAAGGGAGGTTGCATAAGAATTCAGGCTCTAGTCCGAGGCTATCTTGTCAGGAAACAAATACAAAGGTTGAGGGAGGCTGCAGTATTACTTCAGGCCTGCTACAGAATGAAAAGGGACCGGCAAAGGTACTTAAGCATCTATAGTGCTGCCATTGTCATTCAGCAGCGTTACCGTGCCTGCAAAAAGACCCGCTGTCACAGGCAAGAGTTCTTGCAAgttagaaaagcagctgtgtgtTTACAGGCAGCCTACAGGGGTTATAAAACACGCAAAAAGCTTAAACTTGAATACAGAGCTGCTGTTAAAATTCAGACTGCTTTTAGAGCTCATGCCGCACGAGTGAAACACAAGGCAATGGTTCAGGCCTCCGTCGTGATTCAGAGGTGGTACAGAAATTGTAAGGCTGGTAAGAGGCAAAGACTGACCTTCTTAATGACAAGAGCAGCAGTgctttctttacaagcagctttTCGTGGCTGGAAGGTACGGAAGCAGATTCAAAGACAGCATGTTGCTGCTGCTAGGATACAATCTACCTTCAGAAAATTCATGGCTGTGAAGAAATTCAGGCTTGTGAACTACGCTGTGCTAACCATCCAAAGGCATTACAGAGCCAGGGTTCTAGGCCAGAGACAACGGCAAGAATACGTCCAGTTGCGTAACGCTGCGGTGCGTCTTCAGGCACTATGGAGGGGGAGAGCTGTGAGAAAAACGATTCAGAAGAAACATCATCTTGCAGCAATCATTCAGTCCTATTACAGAATGCATGTAAATCAACTAAAATACAAGAAACTGAGACAAGCCACTTTGGTGATTCAGAAATACTACAGAGCCTActgtatgaaaaaaacccagcgtGCAATTTATCTAAAAACCAAGGCAGCTGTGTTAGTCTTGCAATCTTCTTACCGTGGGATGACTGTGAGGAAACAACTGAACAAACTAAACAAAGCTGCTACAACTATACAAGCTGCCTTCAAATCTTACCTGGTCAAGAAGGAATATGAAAGACTTAGATCTGCAACTATAGCCATTCAAAGGCGTTACCGTGCAGTTATTCATGCCAAGTGTCAAAGGCAGAGATATTTGTCTTTAAAAAGATCCACAGTCAAAGTGCAGGCGATTTACAGAGGTTTAAGAGTGAGGCGACAGGTTCGCTGTATGCACCAAGCAGCTGTTTGTATCCAAGCCACGTTTAAGATGCATTGCATGAGCATAAAATATCGGACAATGAGAATGGCAGCAATAAGAATTCAAAGGCAatacagagcattttgtttagGCAAAGTACAACGCAAAAAGTACTTGGAACTAAAGAAGTCTGTTATTATCCTCCAGGCTGCTTGTAGAGGCATGAAAGTCCGACAAGACTTAAAAACTATGCACCGGTCAGCAGCAATAATCCAGTCCTATTATCGGATGCACAAACAACAGAGGGATttcagaaagttgctgcttgcAACGAGGCAGATTCAGCAGTGGTTCCGTGCTTGTAAGGAGAGAGATGCACAAGTTCACAACTACACAGTTGTGAAAAATGCTGTACTGTGCATCCAGGCTGCATTCCGTGGTATGAAAACAAGAAGACTCATCAGAACCATGAATGAATCGGCTGTGATTATTCAAAGAAGGTTTAGAAtgtttctggaaagaaaacattttctttccattaaGTCAGCTGCTGTTGTAATTCAGAGAAAATACAGAGCAACAAAACTAGGAAAAATTCAGCGTCAAAAATATCTCTCTCTCCTTAATGGTGCTGTTATCATACAGTCTGCTTATAGAGGATTTGTGGTAAGAAAAAAAGTGCAGAAAATGCATCAAGCTGCTACAGTTATTCAAGCAATGTTAAGAATGCATAAAATTTACGCTTCTTATCAAGCACTCAGGCTTGCTTCAGTAATCATACAGCAACGTTATCGAGCTTACAGGGAAGGGAagcgtgagagagaaaagtactTAAAACTGTACAATTCAGTTTTAGTTCTTCAAGCTGCCTACAGAGGAATGAAAACAAGATGCTTCTTGAAGAGACAACATGAGGCAGCACTTACAATACAGAGAAACTACCGAATGTATAGGCAGTACTGCCATTACAGAAGAGTTCAGTGGGCAGCCCAGCTAATACAGAGGAGGTACAGAGCCCATAGGCTCAGGAAAATTGCTGTACAGCATTACACTTCATTAAAGAAAGCAGCAACTTGTATCCAGAGGGCTTTTCGAGACATGCGAGCAAGAAAACAGCAGCGAGAAATGCACCATGCTGCGACTGTGGTTCAGAAAAACTTTAAAGCCTTCAGAGAACGTCAGAGATACCTCTCTCTTAAAGCAGCTACTCTTGTCTTTCAGAGAAGGTACCGAGCTTTGGCTCTGGCAAGGCAGCATGCTTTGGAATATCAGTCTCTCCGAAAAGCTGCTATTCTCATCCAGGCTGTGTACAGAGGTGTCAGGGTGAGGAGGAGTCTCGAGCACATGCATTTAGCTGCCAGTACAATACAGGCAGCCTACAGAATGCTCAAGGACAGAAGGGCCTATCAGAATATGAGAAATGCAGCTATGGTTATTCAGAACTGCTATCGATCCTATTCGAAAGGAAGGGACCAACGCAAGAAGTATCTGATAATGAGGAGTTCTGTTCTTGTTATTCAAGCAGCATACAGAGGCATGAAGGCACGGCAGGAACTGAAAATCCTGCATGTTTCAGCAGTTGTAATACAGTCCAGCTATCGCATGTATGTACAGCGTAGGTACTACAAACAGTTGTGCTGGGCTGTCACAGTCACACAGCAGAGGTTCAGAGCCAAAATGGCAAGAGAAGCTGCCATGAGAAactattcagaaataaaaaaggctGTCATTTGCCTTCAAGCTGCTTTTCGTGCTAGGAAAGCCAGGCAGTTGTATAAAGCCAATGTTGCTGCACGGCGCATTCAATCGTTCCTACGGATGCGCATGGAGAGGAGACGCTTTCTTgcaaagaaagcagcagcaataaTGATCCAGTCGATGTTCCGGTGCCAAAGAGCAAGGACTCACTATACACTGATCCAGAGCTCAGCAGTTGCTGTCCAGAGGTGGTACAGATCGTGTCTCAGGGCTCGTTCACAGAGAGCAGAGTACTTGGCTCAAAGACAAGCAATAGTAGTTATTCAGTCTGCCTTCCGAGCtatgaaagcaagaaaaacagCAAGGCAGCTACGAGCTGCAAGAAAGATTCAGTCTTTTCTTCAGATGGCTCTACAGCGTAGAAAATACATCCaactcagagcagcagctgttaCATTACAATCTTATTACTTAATGCAGAAATGTAAATCACAGTATAAGAGCTATAAAAGAGCAGCAGTTGTCCTGCAGCGGCACTACCGCTCCCACCTGACTGTGAAGCACCAAAGAATGGCTTACTTACAAACCCGCAGGAACATTATCCTTGTGCAGGCCACAGTCAGAGGATACATCGAAAGGAAGAGGTTTCACAAAATTAAAGAAAGCACAATAAAACTTCAG GCATCTTTCCGTGGATTTATTCAGAGACAGAAATACCTTCGGTGCAAGTTTTCTGCTGTGTTAATACAGCAGCACTACAGAGCCCATCGGATGCGAAATATTGATCAACACAGATTCCATCAAATGAAAAACGCTGCCATTACCATTCAG GCAGCATACAGAGGATATAAAGCCAGACAGTGGGTTAGCAAAATGAGAGCAGCACAAGTCATCCAAGCCTGGTTCCGAGGTTACAAGGCACGAAAGGAATACACAtctgtgctcagagctgcccTTGTTATTCAGAGTCACTTCAAAACCCAACAGCTGCGGACTCG GTTTTTGAAAATGAAGTCCTGTGCACTTACCATCCAAAGAGTCTGGAGAGCGACGCGCACTGCGCGAATGGTTCGGCAGCGGTATCTGGCAATGAAGAGTGCTGCAGTTAAGATTCAGTGGGCATACAGGCAGTACAGGGCTAGGAGACTG AAGCACCAGGCTGCATGTCTGATCCAAAATGCATATAGAGGTTTCAAGGCAAGAAGGAAATTTGTTCAAcaaaaagctgctgctgtaaTTATCCAGAAACATCTGCGGGCttggcaggaaggcaggcttCAATTTAAGAAATACAATGAGACTAGAAGAGCTGTCATTAAACTGCAAGCACTTATCCGGGGTTATTTAGTCAGGAAAAAG ATTTCAGAACAGAAGCGAAAGAAGAGGCTTCTTTATTTTACAGCAGCTGCATATCATCATATCTCTGCAATTAAAATTCAAAGGGCCTACAGGATTCACGTCATCTTAAAACTTGCACAAATCCAGATCTCGTCTGTTCTTGTAATACAG AGGTGGTTCCGAGCAAAAATGCAACGAAAGAGATTTTTGAGAGATTATCACAGACTCGTTCGACTACAACGTGTGGTTCGAGGCTGGCTGAACCACAGGCATGAGGCAGCAGCCGTAATCCAGAGAAACGTGCGGAGATTCCTCGCCCGCAGGCGCAGGAGGAAATTTGCAGTGGGGATAATTAAATTTCAG GCATTGTGGAGAGGATATTCTTGGCGAAAGATGACTGACACAGCAAAAACCAGAGCTTTAAGACACAGTTTAGAAAAGGCCAATGAAAagagcagagaagaaaacaaactggGCAACAGAACTGCAATTGCAATAGAACACCTTCTAAAATACAAACATCTCTCCTACATTCTTGCAGCACTAAAGCATCTTG AGGTGGCTACCCGGCTGTCCCCACAGTGTTGTGAAAATAtagcccagagcagagcaatcTTCAGTATTTTCATTCTGATTCGAAGTTGCAACCGGAGTGTTCCGTGCATGGATGTGATCAGATACTCAGTTCAGGTTCTACTCAATGTTTCAAAG TATGAAAGAACTACTCGAGCAGTTTATGAAGCAGAAAATTCTATAGATACTTTACTAGACCTCCTGCAAATGTACAGAGGCAAAGCTGGGGACAAAGtttcagagaaaggaggaagcaTTTTCACAAAGACCTGCTGTTTGCTAGCTATCCTTTCAAAGGACTCAAAAAGAGCTTTG GAAATCCGAGGCATGCCAAGAACTGTTTCTTGCATCCAGAGCCTCTATAAACTCACAGCTCGGAAACACAGGATGGATGCAGAGAGAACACTTGtgaagcagaaaacaaacactGCCTTAGGTGGGAGTTCCTCTGTTCCAGTAACTCCTCTAAGAATAAAAACAGTTTCAAG GATTAAACCAGACTGGGTCTTGAGGAAAGATAACATGCAAGAAGTTGTGGATCCTCTGCAAGCAATTGTGATGGTGATGGACACACTTGGTATTGCCTGCTACTGA